A part of Lacerta agilis isolate rLacAgi1 chromosome 7, rLacAgi1.pri, whole genome shotgun sequence genomic DNA contains:
- the FOXA2 gene encoding hepatocyte nuclear factor 3-beta produces the protein MHSASSMLGVVKMEGHEHTEWSNYYGEPEGYSTMNAGLGMNSYMSMPAMGTAGNMTTVASGGSMGMSYAAGPAGMNLSPGAGAMASMAAHLSPSLSPLGAQAGSMGGALGAYSALSPVGAGGSGAYGQAAGLGRSRDAKSYRRSYTHAKPPYSYISLITMAIQQSPNKMLTLSEIYQWIMDLFPFYRQNQQRWQNSIRHSLSFNDCFLKVPRSPDKPGKGSFWTLHPDSGNMFENGCYLRRQKRFKCDKPPGSKQQQQQQQNQGGSPASSGGAPSQGKKAASQAPPERDLPNGAPESPHPSASPCHEHKRALADLKGHPEPAPSPAQQQQQHLLAQHHAHAGLSHEAHLKAEHHYAFNHPFSITNLMSSTEQQQQQHPHHPHHPHQHHPHPHHPHHPHHKMDLKAYEQVMHYSSYGSPVPGSLAMGSVTNKSALEASPLAGDASYYQGVYSRPIMNSS, from the exons ATGCACTCCGCTTCCAGTATGCTAGGAGTCGTGAAAATGGAAGGACACGAGCACACGGAGTGGAGCAACTACTACGGCGAGCCGGAG GGTTACTCCACCATGAACGCGGGGCTGGGCATGAACAGCTACATGAGTATGCCAGCCATGGGCACGGCGGGCAATATGACGACGGTGGCGTCCGGCGGCTCCATGGGCATGTCTTACGCGGCCGGCCCGGCGGGCATGAACCTCTCTCCGGGCGCGGGGGCCATGGCCAGCATGGCGGCGCACCTGAGCCCCAGCCTGAGCCCGCTGGGCGCGCAGGCCGGCTCGATGGGGGGCGCGCTGGGCGCTTACTCGGCGCTGAGTCCTGTCGGGGCCGGCGGCAGCGGCGCGTACGGGCAAGCGGCGGGCCTGGGCCGCTCCCGCGACGCCAAGAGCTATCGCCGGAGCTACACGCATGCCAAGCCGCCTTACTCGTACATCTCCCTCATCACCATGGCCATCCAGCAGTCGCCCAACAAGATGCTGACGCTGAGCGAGATCTACCAGTGGATCATGGACCTGTTCCCTTTCTACCGGCAGAACCAGCAGCGCTGGCAGAACTCCATACGCCACTCTCTCTCCTTCAACGACTGCTTCCTGAAGGTGCCGCGCTCGCCGGACAAGCCGGGCAAAGGCTCCTTCTGGACTCTGCACCCGGACTCGGGCAACATGTTCGAGAACGGCTGCTACCTGCGGCGCCAGAAGCGCTTCAAGTGCGACAAGCCGCCGGGctccaaacagcagcagcagcagcagcagaatcagGGCGGCTCGCCTGCCTCGTCGGGGGGAGCCCCGTCGCAAGGCAAGAAGGCGGCCTCGCAGGCGCCGCCGGAACGCGACCTGCCCAACGGGGCTCCGGAATCGCCGCACCCCAGCGCCTCCCCTTGCCACGAGCACAAGCGCGCCCTGGCCGACCTGAAGGGCCACCCGGAGCCCGCCCCGTCgccggcgcagcagcagcagcagcacctgctggCGCAGCATCACGCCCACGCGGGGCTCTCCCACGAGGCGCACCTCAAGGCGGAGCACCATTACGCCTTCAACCACCCCTTCTCCATCaccaacctgatgtcctccacagagcagcagcagcagcagcacccccaccACCCGCACCACCCGCACCAGCACCACCCCCACCCGCACCACCCGCACCACCCGCACCACAAAATGGACCTCAAAGCCTACGAGCAGGTGATGCACTACAGCAGCTACGGCTCGCCGGTGCCCGGCAGCCTGGCCATGGGCTCCGTCACGAACAAAAGCGCCCTGGAGGCCTCGCCCTTGGCCGGAGACGCCTCCTATTACCAAGGGGTCTACTCCAGGCCCATCATGAACTCTTCCTAA